A section of the Streptomyces sp. V3I8 genome encodes:
- a CDS encoding Lrp/AsnC family transcriptional regulator encodes MAPEQMAEGPDPGPSVPPPRPLDSIDQDILRMLQADGRASIRSVAERVHVSRANAYARINRLVEDGVIRGFGARVDHERAGHGTSAYITLKIVQNTWRTVREQLRALPGASHIALVGGDFDVLLLVHSPDNRALRELVLTRLQAIPEVLSTRTLLVFEEEDLEPQA; translated from the coding sequence ATGGCACCTGAACAAATGGCCGAGGGGCCCGACCCCGGCCCGTCCGTGCCGCCGCCGCGCCCGCTCGACTCCATCGACCAGGACATTCTGCGGATGCTCCAGGCGGACGGCCGCGCCTCGATACGCTCCGTCGCCGAGCGCGTCCACGTGTCCCGGGCCAACGCCTACGCGCGCATCAACCGCCTCGTCGAGGACGGCGTGATCCGCGGCTTCGGGGCCCGCGTCGACCACGAGCGCGCCGGGCACGGCACCTCGGCGTACATCACCCTCAAGATCGTGCAGAACACCTGGCGCACGGTGCGCGAGCAGCTCAGGGCGCTCCCCGGGGCCTCGCACATCGCGCTGGTGGGCGGCGACTTCGACGTGCTGCTCCTGGTGCACTCGCCGGACAACAGGGCCCTGCGCGAGCTGGTGCTGACCCGGCTCCAGGCCATCCCCGAGGTGCTCAGCACCCGCACGCTGCTGGTGTTCGAGGAGGAGGACCTGGAGCCGCAGGCGTGA
- the pdhA gene encoding pyruvate dehydrogenase (acetyl-transferring) E1 component subunit alpha, with protein MTVMEQRGAHRPTPPPAWQPRTDPAPLLPDALPHRVLGTRAAERVDPDLLRRLYAELVRGRRYNTQATALTKQGRLAVYPSSTGQEACEVAAALALEERDWLFPSYRDTLAAVARGLDPVQALTLLRGDWHTGYDPREHRVAPLSTPLATQLPHAVGLAHAARLKGDDVVALALVGDGGTSEGDFHEALNFAAVWRAPVVFLVQNNGFAISVPLVKQTAAPSLAHKAVGYGMPGRLVDGNDAAAVHEVLGEAIAHARAGGGPTLVEAVTYRMEAHTNADDDKRYRDGAEVEVWRAHDPVALLERELTGRGLLDEDGIRAVREDAEAMAADLRERMNQDPVLDPADLFAHVYARPTTQLLEQEALLRAELAAEADRHEDDDTYDREGSAR; from the coding sequence ATGACGGTCATGGAGCAGCGAGGCGCACACCGGCCGACCCCGCCGCCGGCCTGGCAGCCCCGCACCGACCCCGCGCCGCTGCTGCCCGACGCGCTGCCCCACCGCGTTCTCGGCACCAGGGCGGCCGAACGGGTCGATCCGGACCTGCTGCGCCGGCTCTACGCGGAACTGGTGCGCGGCCGCCGCTACAACACGCAGGCGACCGCCCTCACCAAGCAGGGCCGCCTCGCCGTCTACCCCTCCTCCACCGGCCAGGAGGCCTGCGAGGTCGCCGCCGCGCTCGCCCTGGAGGAGCGCGACTGGCTCTTCCCGAGCTACCGGGACACCCTCGCGGCCGTCGCCCGGGGCCTGGACCCCGTCCAGGCGCTGACCCTCCTGCGCGGCGACTGGCACACCGGCTACGACCCGCGCGAACACCGCGTCGCCCCCCTGAGCACGCCACTCGCGACTCAGCTCCCGCACGCCGTGGGCCTCGCGCACGCCGCCCGCCTCAAGGGCGACGACGTGGTCGCGCTCGCGCTCGTCGGCGACGGCGGCACCAGCGAGGGCGACTTCCACGAGGCACTGAACTTCGCCGCCGTCTGGCGGGCCCCGGTGGTCTTCCTGGTCCAGAACAACGGCTTCGCGATCTCCGTGCCGCTCGTCAAGCAGACCGCCGCCCCCTCCCTGGCCCACAAGGCCGTCGGGTACGGGATGCCGGGCCGGCTGGTCGACGGGAACGACGCCGCCGCCGTGCACGAGGTCCTGGGCGAGGCGATCGCCCACGCGCGCGCGGGCGGCGGCCCGACGCTCGTGGAGGCGGTGACGTACCGCATGGAGGCCCATACGAACGCCGACGACGACAAGCGCTACCGCGACGGCGCCGAGGTCGAGGTCTGGCGGGCGCACGACCCGGTCGCCCTCCTGGAGCGGGAGCTCACCGGGCGCGGACTGCTCGACGAGGACGGCATACGGGCCGTGCGCGAGGACGCCGAGGCGATGGCCGCGGACCTGCGCGAGCGCATGAACCAGGACCCGGTGCTCGACCCCGCGGACCTGTTCGCGCACGTCTACGCCCGGCCGACCACGCAGCTCCTGGAGCAGGAGGCCCTGCTGCGGGCCGAGCTGGCCGCCGAGGCGGACCGGCACGAGGACGACGACACGTACGACCGGGAAGGAAGCGCGCGATGA
- a CDS encoding alpha-ketoacid dehydrogenase subunit beta yields MTTVAVKPATMAQALGRALRDAMADDPAVHVMGEDVGTLGGVFRVTDGLAKEFGEDRVTDTPLAEAGILGTAVGMAMYGLRPVVEMQFDAFAYPAFEQLISHVAKMRNRTRGAMPLPLTVRVPYGGGIGGVEHHSDSSEAYYMATPGLHVVTPATVSDAYGLLRAAIASDDPVVFLEPKRLYWSKDTWNPEEPQAVEPIGRAVVRRTGRSATLVTYGPSVPVCLEAAEAARAEGWDLEVVDLRSLVPFDDETVAASVRRTGRAVVVHESGGFGGPGGEIAARVTERCFHHLEAPVLRVAGFDIPYPPPMLERHHLPGVDRILDAVARLQWEAESR; encoded by the coding sequence ATGACCACCGTCGCGGTGAAGCCGGCCACCATGGCCCAGGCCCTCGGACGCGCCCTGCGGGACGCGATGGCCGACGACCCGGCCGTCCACGTCATGGGCGAGGACGTGGGCACCCTCGGCGGCGTCTTCCGGGTCACCGACGGGCTCGCGAAGGAGTTCGGCGAGGACCGGGTCACGGACACCCCGCTGGCCGAGGCGGGCATCCTCGGCACGGCGGTCGGCATGGCCATGTACGGGCTCAGGCCGGTCGTGGAGATGCAGTTCGACGCCTTCGCGTACCCCGCCTTCGAGCAGCTGATCTCGCACGTGGCGAAGATGCGCAACCGCACGCGCGGGGCGATGCCGCTGCCCCTCACCGTGCGCGTGCCCTACGGCGGCGGGATCGGCGGCGTCGAGCACCACAGCGACTCCTCCGAGGCGTACTACATGGCGACCCCGGGGCTGCACGTCGTCACCCCGGCGACGGTTTCCGACGCGTACGGACTGCTGCGCGCGGCCATCGCCTCCGACGACCCGGTCGTCTTCCTGGAGCCCAAGCGCCTGTACTGGTCGAAGGACACCTGGAACCCCGAGGAACCGCAGGCCGTGGAGCCGATCGGCCGCGCGGTGGTCCGCCGTACGGGCCGCAGCGCCACGCTCGTCACGTACGGGCCGTCCGTGCCCGTCTGCCTGGAGGCCGCGGAGGCGGCCCGGGCCGAGGGCTGGGACCTGGAGGTCGTCGACCTGCGCTCCCTGGTGCCGTTCGACGACGAGACGGTCGCCGCGTCCGTGCGGCGCACCGGCCGGGCGGTCGTGGTGCACGAGTCGGGCGGTTTCGGCGGGCCCGGCGGGGAGATCGCCGCGCGTGTCACCGAGCGGTGCTTCCACCACCTGGAGGCGCCGGTGCTGCGCGTCGCCGGGTTCGACATCCCGTATCCGCCGCCCATGCTGGAGCGGCACCACCTGCCCGGCGTCGACCGGATCCTGGACGCGGTGGCCCGGCTGCAGTGGGAGGCGGAAAGCCGATGA
- a CDS encoding dihydrolipoamide acetyltransferase family protein yields MTRASDMFSREFRLPDLGEGLTEAEIVRWLVEVGDVVAVDQPVVEVETAKAMVEVPCPYGGVVTARYGDEGTELPVGSPLLTVAVGAPASDAQASDAQASSAPASSVPAPGATASGGRVSGARAPLDEDEGSGNVLVGYGTQAPAARRRRVRPPAPAATPGHRPPGPATGTDRAVTAALPGPATAAARPVRQERPLADPAAPGTGDRTDGPVPVISPLVRRLARENGLDLRELAGSGPDGLITRADVEHALQAGASAAPAVARPTRSPAPTSAPATAAPARATGTRVPLKGVRGAVADKLSRSRREIPDATCWVDADATELMRARTRMNEAGGPKISLLALLARVCTAALARFPELNSTVDTDAREVVRLDEVHLGFAAQTERGLVVPVVKGAHARNTESLSAEFARLTEAARTGSLTPADLTGGTFTLNNYGVFGVDGSTPIINHPEAAMLGVGRIVPKPWVHEGELAVRQVVQLSLTFDHRVCDGGTAGGFLRHVADCVEQPAVLLRTL; encoded by the coding sequence ATGACCCGTGCCTCCGACATGTTCAGCCGTGAATTCAGGCTGCCCGACCTCGGCGAGGGCCTCACCGAGGCGGAGATCGTCCGCTGGCTCGTCGAGGTCGGTGACGTCGTCGCCGTCGACCAGCCCGTCGTCGAGGTCGAGACGGCCAAGGCGATGGTCGAGGTGCCCTGCCCGTACGGCGGCGTGGTCACCGCCCGCTACGGGGACGAGGGCACCGAACTGCCCGTGGGCTCCCCGCTGCTGACGGTCGCGGTGGGGGCACCGGCATCCGACGCGCAGGCATCCGACGCGCAGGCCTCCTCCGCCCCGGCCTCTTCCGTCCCGGCCCCCGGTGCCACGGCGTCCGGCGGCCGGGTCTCCGGAGCGCGGGCCCCCCTGGACGAGGACGAGGGGTCGGGGAACGTGCTGGTGGGCTACGGCACCCAGGCGCCCGCGGCACGCCGCCGCAGGGTACGGCCGCCCGCGCCCGCTGCCACACCGGGCCACCGGCCACCGGGTCCCGCCACCGGCACGGACCGGGCCGTCACGGCGGCGCTCCCGGGTCCCGCCACCGCCGCTGCGCGTCCCGTACGGCAGGAGCGGCCGCTCGCGGACCCGGCCGCTCCCGGGACCGGCGACCGGACCGACGGTCCCGTACCGGTGATCTCCCCGCTCGTGCGCCGGCTGGCCCGGGAGAACGGGCTGGACCTGCGGGAGCTGGCCGGTTCGGGACCCGACGGCCTGATCACGCGCGCGGACGTGGAGCACGCCCTGCAGGCCGGCGCGTCCGCCGCCCCGGCCGTCGCGCGGCCGACGCGCAGTCCCGCGCCCACGTCCGCACCGGCCACCGCGGCACCCGCGCGCGCGACCGGCACCCGCGTCCCCCTCAAGGGCGTCCGCGGCGCCGTCGCCGACAAGCTCTCCCGGAGCCGGCGAGAGATCCCCGACGCGACCTGCTGGGTGGACGCCGACGCGACGGAACTGATGCGGGCGCGCACGAGGATGAACGAGGCCGGCGGACCGAAGATCTCCCTCCTCGCGCTCCTCGCCCGTGTCTGCACCGCCGCGCTGGCCCGGTTCCCCGAGCTGAACTCGACGGTCGACACGGACGCCCGCGAGGTCGTACGGCTCGACGAGGTGCACCTCGGATTCGCCGCGCAGACCGAACGCGGACTCGTCGTACCGGTGGTGAAGGGCGCCCACGCGCGGAACACGGAGTCGCTGAGCGCGGAGTTCGCCCGGCTCACCGAGGCCGCCCGGACCGGGTCGCTCACACCGGCCGACCTCACCGGCGGGACCTTCACCCTGAACAACTACGGGGTGTTCGGCGTGGACGGCTCCACGCCGATCATCAACCACCCCGAGGCGGCCATGCTCGGCGTCGGCCGCATCGTCCCCAAGCCCTGGGTGCACGAGGGCGAGTTGGCGGTGCGGCAGGTCGTCCAGCTCTCGCTCACCTTCGACCACCGGGTGTGCGACGGCGGGACGGCGGGCGGTTTCCTGCGCCACGTGGCGGACTGCGTGGAACAACCGGCGGTGCTGCTGCGGACCTTGTGA